The genomic window GAAATTAAAAAGAGCTGGCTGCAGATTTCAGTTAAATTTGCTTTCTATAGTTGGTTATTATGGTGGAGAAATCACTAAAATTGCTGAAGAGCTGCTAAAAAAAGGCATGTATGATTTTGCAGGAACTGATGTACATCATGCCAAACACATTAAAGCCTTTGATGAAAAAGTAAATATTAAAAGCGTTTCAAATCTAAAAGAAGTTATTGCTAACAATGCTTTTTTTAAATTTCAAGAGGGTAACTAATATGCATTTTCTTCCCCTTGAACAATATTCATGATTGTTCGAATTATAATTTTAACATCCAACAACAAATTCCAATTTTCTATATACCAAATATCACATTCAACTCTGTTTTCCATGTCAGAAAGCTTTTTTGTTTCTCCGCGATAGCCATTTACTTGCGCCCATCCAGTAATTCCTGGTTTTGCATAATGTCGAACCGAATAGTTATCTATTAGCTCTCCATATTCTTTAGCAAGATTTATCATATGAGGTCTTGGTCCGACAACAGACATATTTCCAAATAGAACATTAAAAAATTGAGGTAGTTCATCAATACTTGTTTTTCGCATAAAAGCTCCAAACTTTGTAATACGCGAATCCCCTTTTCTAGCCTGCTTATCATGTGCAAAATCATTAATATACATGCTTCTAAATTTATAGCATGAAAATGTTTTATTGTCACGACCAGAGCGCTCTTGTTTAAAAAATACTGGTCCAGGCGATTCTAACTTAATAAGCAACATCACTATAGGAAATAACCACGGAAAGATTAAAATTATAACCAATATTGAAAAACAAAGATCAAATATTTTTTTTATAAGTCTATTAACTGCAAGTTCTAATGGCTCGCGTCGCAACATCAAAACAGGTGTGTTTTCGTAAAAAGCAACCTCAACTTTACTAGATTTTGTGTACAATTGAAAATCTGGTATAAATTTGATTCTCACCAAATTTTGCTCACATATTTTTGTCAGTTTATTAATTATTTCAATATGATCAATATGTAATGCTACATACACTTCTTCTACTTTTTCTCTAATAATGAATTCCTGCACATCATCAAATCCGCCAATAATTGGTATTGGTTGATTTTCAATTTCATTTTTTTGATCAAAAAATCCTAAAAATTTATAACCATAGGTCAAATTTTTAGCTAATATTTTCCGCATTTTCTCTCCAGTCTCATTTGCGCCAATAATGATGAATTTTTTAAAATTATATCCTTTCGCTCTCAAGTTCTTTAAAAGCTTCATGAAAATGTAGCGAGAAATCAATAACAGAATGAAGAAAAATAAATAAAAATATAATAATCTAAGCCTAGAGATATCTGTATATTTCAGAAGTACTACAAAAAAAACGATTAACGCAATATGTATAAAAAGCTTTTTAATAGTCCTTCTTAGAATTGATTCTATATACTCTATTCTAATAATTCTATGGGAATCTTTTTGCATCAGCAAAGCTACCCAAATCAAGTTTGCTAACAACGAGATTGTTTTTTCGTCTTTCAAAAAAAGCTTGTCTAAATCTCCAAATCGCGCCATAGCGGACAGATAGATCGCAAGATTTAATAATAATAGATCCCAGCACACAAATAATAGTTTGGAATAACGCGAAATACGATAATGTGATAAGTTTTGCAAAAAATTCATTTTCAACTTATTTGCCTAGATAAGATTTGTTTGGTATAGATGACGAAAATAATACTTTAATTATTGTTATATGCTATTTTTTAAATCAATTCTTGCAAAACATTAGATTAAGAATATATTACCAAATTTGAACTCATAAAAAAAAAAAAAACGGCTCAAAATATTTTGAACCGTTTTTTCTTATTTTAGCTGATCAGTTTTTTAAACCATCCTTTTTTCTCCAATTTCTCTCCATAACCGTAACTATACTTTCCTTTCGGTTTTGTATCATTGAGAACAATGCACATATTAGGAAGTTTTTTATCTCTAAAAAATCTGTTTGCAATAGATATCATTCGTTTTTCTAAAAATCTAGCACGCATTACATAAACAAATGTGTCAGCATTTTTTGCTATGAGCAATGTATCTGTTACGAGACTAGCTGGAGCAGTATCAACTAGTATATAATCATATTCTGTTTTTAAATTTTCAAATAACTGATCTATTTTTTTACTCATCAATAACTCAGCTGGATTAGGAGGGATTATCCCTGCTGGCAGAATATAAAAATTTTCGTATCCTTCATATTTTATAATATAATTTTCGATAGTTTTATTTTCCGAAGACAAGTAATTCGTTAATCCTTCAGAAGGCAGGGTAAGATAATCTGTTAATTTCGGATTTCTAATATCCATACCAATAAGCAGAACTTTTTTACCTGCTAATGCAAAACTGGCTGCTAAATTTGTCGAAATAAATGTTTTCCCTTCGGAAGCAAAAGTTGATGTTACAAATATTTTTTTTGCGATTTTTTCTTCGGTATTATTGAGCATAAAACCAAGATTGGTTCTAACAATACGGAGCGCTTCAGCAGAACTACTTCTGCTATTAGGTCTGATTAATTCTGACACATGCTCACAATTAGGTACATCTCCGATAAAAGGAATTTGAGTTTTCCCTTCTAAATCATCTCTACTTTTAATTTTAGTATTTAATAAATCATCTGCATAAATAATACCCAACGGAATCAATATCCCAAATAAAATTCCTGCTAGATAAATTATTTTTTTCTTTGGACTTACTTGATTTTTTTCTGCTTTTGCTGTATCAATTATACGAGCATTAGGCTCAGTTGCAGCCAAAGAAATTGCAGTTTCTTCTCTCTTTTGCAATAAGTACAAATACAGCTCTTCTTTTACTTTTTGCTGCCTTGCTATCGCTCTAAACTGACGCTCTTGAACCGGAATTTTTCCAATTTTACTGTTCAAAACTCCTTCTTTAATTTTTAGATCGCGATTTTGAATTTGCAAATTAGACTGCATTCTATTCAAACTTTCTGCTACATTAAGTTTTAAAGAATTTATCTGCTGGTCCAATTTTACAACCGCCGGATTCTCACTTGTTGCCGATTTCAAAACTCGGTTACGATCTAAAACCAATTGGTTGTAGGAATTAATCAAATTAGACGCATCTCCTTTATCTAAAATTAAATTAGAAGGCAACAAATCTGAGTTTGAACTTTTTTTAATAAAATCAAGCAAAGAAGAAACTACGTTTAACTGAATTTCTGTTTCAACACCTTTTTTATCATATTCATTTGAACTTTCAACATACAGCTTTGCATCAGACTCAATATCAGTTAGTCGATTTGATTTCTTGAAGCTCTCAACATTTTGTTCTACACCATCAAGTTCTTGTGTAATCAGGGCAAGCCTGTTTGCAATAAAATTAGAGGTGTTTTCTGAGATGAAATTTTTATCTTGTGCCGCACGCTCATTATAAATCTCAACCATATTGTTTAAAAACTCCTCGGCCTTTTTAGCAACGGGATCTGAAATTGAAATACTAACCACGCTACTGGTTTTACTAATAGGCTCTACTTTTAGTTTTTTTCTAAAATCTTCTGTTAAATCATCCAATGGCTTTATCAAAATACAGATAGCTCTCTCTCCATTTGAATAAAAATCAGAAAAAAGAGCTGTTTTATTTACTACTAAAATTCCTGTTTTCGTGAGAATTTTTTCTCCAAATCTAAACTCTTTCTTAGGCGAGACAATAAAGTTTTCCTTATTTTCAATTTTCTCTATTAATGAAAAAGTTTCAGCAGTTATTAATTCGCAATTAAGATTAACATTTGCCTCTCCAAATGATTGCATTTTTTTTATAAAATGAATTTCTATTGGAGACTCTCCATACATATCACGCTTTGTAAAACTTTCCTTATAAAACAAAGCGATATTTAAATTAAGTTTCAGAATTGTACTTTCTGCTAAAGTTCTTGATTTTAAAATTTCAATTTCATTGTCAATATTACTTTTCACACTTGCTCCCAAACCTAAATCTGAAAAAACGGAAAGTTCTGAAAGCATCCCACCTTTTTTCTCATCCTTAACAAGTATTGTAGTTGAAGCCTCATAACTAGGTGTTGATAATCTTAAATATAAAAAAGCCAACAACAGACCTATTATAATACTCAGTAAAAACCAACGCCAATGAGCTAAATATTTTTCTAATTGTTGTGTAAGACCAAGATCTTCGATATCATCATCCTCAACATCATTGTAAAACTCTTTCATTATACTTTATTATTTCGATTTTATTTAAAAATTAGAACTGAAAGCGAGACTAAAATAGAAATCGCAGAAATGATTACGGAGGTATTTGGCCCGACAGCCGAGGAATTCACTCTAGTTTTATTAGGCTCAACATATACTACATCATTTTGAGCTAAATAGTAAAAAGGAGAATTAATAAAATCTGATTTGGTTAAATCCACTCTATTGTATGATTTTACGCCATTAACTTCACGTATAACCAAAACATTATCTCTTTTTCCATATATAGTCAAATCCTTGGCCATACTCAAGGCCTCAATTAATGTAATTCTCTCTGAAGCAACAGAATAAGTTCCTGGTTGATTCACTTCCCCCTGCAATGAAATTTTGAAATTTGTTATACGGAGATTGATTATTGGATTTTTAATGTAATTTCCAATTTTGTTCTGTAATAATTCCAACACTTCTGTACGACTAAATCCACCAACTTTTATTTTCCCAACTACAGGAAACTCAATATTTCCGTTATGATCTACCAAATATAATTGCACCGTTTCTTGACTACGAGCAATATCCAGTTTATTGTTGCCGGCAATACTAAATGTTTTTAAATTAAAAGGAATAGCAGCCTCAGGATCATCAGCAGAAACAATAATCATTAATAAATCATCAGGCTGAATTTTAACTTCATAAGAAGTTATATTTTGCTTGGTTTGAAGGGAATCAATATTTTGGTAATAGACAAGATCTTTCTTAGAAGCGCAAGAAAAGAACAAGATAAAAACTGATAAAAAAGCAACAGTTTTTATCAAAAAGACAAATTGAAATTTCATTATGTTTGAATTTTAAATCATAGAACATTTACAACAAAATAGAAAACCTATCCTGCAAATGTATTTTTACTAAAAGGGATTGTATTTTTAACTTGGAAGAAATCTAGTATGCATTTTTTTCTCCTCGAAAAACATTAATAATTGTTTTTATAATGATTTTCACGTCAAGAAGTAAGCTCCAGTTTTCAATGTACCAAATATCGCATTCAACTCTATTTTCCATATCAACCAGTTCTTTAGTTTCGCCACGGTAGCCATTAACTTGTGCCCAGCCGGTTATCCCAGGTTTTGCATATTGTCGAACTAAATAATTATTGATTAGCTCACTATATTCTTGTGTATGATACAACATATGTGGTCTTGGTCCCACTACTGACATATTACCAAGAAAAACATTAAAAAACTGAGGCAATTCATCGATGCTTGTTTTACGCATAAAGGCACCAAACTTTGTAACGCGTGAATCCCCTTTCTGTGCCTGTTTATGATCTGCTGAAGCATTAACAGTCATACTTCTAAATTTAAAACATGCAAAAGATTTGTTATCCCGTCCAGATCGATCTTGTTTAAAAAAAACAGGTCCTGAAGATTCCATTTTTATAATTAGCATTATAATCGGAAACAGCCACGGAAATATTAATAAAATAACCAACCCTGAGAAGCAAATATCAAAGATTTTCTTCAGTAATCTATTTATTGCATATTCTAAAGGCTCTCGACGAGACATTAATACAGGTGTATTCTCATAAAAAGAAATCTCAACTCTACTTGATTTAGTATACAACTGAAAATCAGGTATAAATTTCACACGAACCATATGATGCTCGCAAATATCTATTAAATAATTAATGATATTAACGTTATCAATATGCAATGCGATATACATTTCGTCCACGTGAACTTTTGCCATGTAGTTTTGAATATCATTGAACCCTCCCAAAATACTATCGCTTGCTGAATCAGAGCTATTTTGGTTTTCATCAAAAAAGCCTAGAAATCTATAACCATAAGTTAAGTTTTTGGCTAATATTTTACGCATTCTCCTCCCCTTATCGTTAGCTCCTACAATAACAATGTTTCTAAAATTATATCCCTTAGACCTAACATGTTTTAAAAACCGCATCAAAAAAAATCTTGATAACATCAATAACACAAAAAAAAACACATAAAAGCAAAATAATTGCATTCTAGAAATATTGGAATATTCTAGAAAAACTACAAAAACTGCAACAATAGAAGCGTGAATAACAACTTTTTTAATTGTTCTGCTTAAAATTGATTCTAAGGTTTCTATCCTAATAATTTTATAAGAATTCTTATAGAGCAATAATCCAATCCATATCAAATTGCCCAATAAAGAAATAGTTCTTGATTCTTTTATTGCTAGTACATCAAGATCACCAGACCTAATTAAACCAGAAACAAAGACTGCAACATTTAACAAAATCATGTCCCAAACAATGAACGTAATTTGGTAGTATCTCGAAAAACTATATTCAGATAGTTTTTTTAAAATTTTCATAATTGAAAAGAACTCTATTTGAAAATACTTTTAATTTTTTTTTCTAAAATTAGCTTAATAAAAACTGGCCCGTAATACAAATATCTTTTCCACATTCGTTTGGGTTCTTTTACTAATCTCACAAACCATTCTAAACCTATATTTATCCAGAAATTACTTGGTCGAGCAATAGTATCGGCATAAAAATCAAAGACAGCACCAATTGAACAAATTAGTTTTACGTCTAACTCATTTTTATACATATTTGACCATTTCTCTTGCTTGGGAGCTGTCATTCCTACAAATAACACATCTGGTTTAAAACCATTGACCTCATCCAACATCTTCTTGATATCGCATGGTGAAAATTCATCTTTATATGGCGGTGAAAAGGTTGATAATTTTATATTTGGAAATTCGTCTGAAACTCTTGAAGCAATTCTATTCAATGTATTTTGAGAAGATCCTAAATAAAAACAAGTTCCACCTTTTTTATTCAAATTAGCAAGAAGAAATTGATGGATATCCGCTCCTGCAATTTTTTTAATGGTTTTATGTGTTAATAATCTAACAGCACTAATAATACCAACACCATCGGGTAATAAAATATCAGAATCCAACAATGCTTTTTTAAAATCTAAATCTTTCTCAGCAATGCAATAAGAATATTGATTAATGGTATTAATTAAAACTTTTGAACCTGTGAAACAATCTGAAAGATCTCCACTGTAAATAGAATAGTCCATTAAAGGGACAACGGAGGCTGGTTTGGTCATTATGAAGTATATTCTTTTATCGCCTGTTAACATTCTAAAGTACTTACTCTACAAAATGTTTATGAACATGCATTTCTAATTCTACTAAAGACAGTATTTAAAAGGATTTTAAGAGCTAGTATTTAACTAGTGCCAAATCTATTGAATGATTATTTTTAAACTTAATTGAGATTTTAGAAGCTTTATTATCAAAAATCTATTCTTGCAATAATTTACGATGATCCTCCAAATCTTTCTTAAATTCAAAGCGGTCACGTATTTTTTTTCCAGGATTACCGGCGTAAATAGTATAACTTTCAACATCCTTTGTTATAACTGAACCCGCAGCAATAATTGCTCCCTCATTTATTGAAACACCTTGCAATATTGTAGAGCCATAGCCAATCCATACATCACTACCAATTTTCGTGACTAATCCTATGCCTTTCCATGAATAATTATCTTCCCTTATCGATGCTGCCAATCTAATTGGTGTTCCTATCTGCTGAAAATGATGGTCAAACTTACCTATGATTGCCACACGATTTCCAAAAATGACATTATCACCAATAACACAATCCGTCTCTATAAACGAATCTCTCCCTATGTAAAAATTTTTGCCAATGCATAAAGTAGATTTAGCCCAAAGCCTTACACGAGCACCCGCAGAAAATCCTTTACCAATCGAATATCTGCGATATTTTATCTTCACGAGATAAAGGTTTCTGATTTTCTTTAAAATTTTTATCAAAATCATAAGCCTAAAAAAGTTTCTATTTTAGATCTTAATCTAGAAAACAAACTCATTTTATATTGAAATTTCTTTTGAGCTGAAATTGTTAAACCAATAGCGGGTGGATAATTAATGCCTACATTTTTTTCATTATCCAAAATAGGAATATATCTACGTGACGAACCCTTTGTGTGTGTAGCATCTGCACCAAAGCCTTCGTTTATGATTTTTGATTTAATTGGATATACAGTTAATCCATTAAATTTATATTGATTATAAAACCATCTTATAGCCCATGAATCAAGCTTACCTGTCATTTGTTTCTCAAGCATAGTGTTCAAATCTGAACCGCCTTGAGAAAAAGCCTTTCTTGCTTTTTTATTTTTCACAAACAACTCATAATCTTCAATTTGCCAATCAACTTGTTCCCACCTATCTTTCCATGTTGCCCAACCCCAAGACCATCCTCTATTAAGAAAATAAATATCATAAGGATATTTTTTATCCATATTGAGATTGAATGAAAATCCTGAAACGGAAAAAACTTTTTTATGATCTGCAAATCTTTCAAGCGATTCATTCATGAAGTTTAAAAAATTACTTGTCGTAACCAAATCATCTTCTAATACGATAACATTTTGATGGACTTTTAAAACTTCACTTACACCATCAATTATTGAGGTCGCCAATCCTTTATTTGATATTCCTTCATGGATTGTAATAGATTTAAATCCATCAATAGAATTTATATATTTTCTAACTGCACTGACAGCCTGTTTATCTGACTCTCCTTTAGCGGCATCAGAAAAAATATAAAGATCAGATTCAGCAGCAAGATAATTTTGCTGAAGTGATTCAACTGTTTTCTTTAAAGTATCAAGACGCTTAAATGTGAATAAGACTATTGGAGCAAGTTCCATTTATATATTTTTTTTAAATTCTGATCCAAGTATTCTACAGTAGTCAAATAAAAAATAAACAATACTACAGCAACTATTTTTTTTTGCCCAATACCACCTTCTTTTTATGTTGACAGGAGATTTTTTAGATGTAAGAGTATCTCGCCAGTATTTAATAGTTTTTTTTCTATGTAAATTTTTTAATCCAGTAGCGTTTACTTCACTAAAAACAACAGAGGAAGTAGAAACAAATAATGAGTACCCATTTCTTTTACATCTTAAAGAAAAATCTTCGTCTGCAGAGTAATGAGGAAAATAAATTTCATCAAACACACCAAGAGATTTAAAAACCTCAATAGGATATAAAGTACCTCTACCAGGCAGAAGATCACTTTCTATAATACTATTATTTATTCTTAAAGTTTCGTATTCCTGTTCTAAACTAACGGCTGAACGATATTTTGCAGTAACTGAATTCCACTTAATTCCAGCAAAAACAATTTTATTTATATCTCTTCTATCAACAGACACACTTCCTATAATAGATTTATATTTATCTGCAGCTGTGCTAATTATAGTTTCCAAATAATTTTGATCAACTATTAAATCATTATTTAAAGTTAAAACATATTCTGCTTGATTATATAAAGCGTATTTAACACCTAAATTAGTAGCTGCAGTCCACCACATATTTTCGTTTCCTTGCAGAATTATTACTTCGGGAAATATATTTCTAATTTCGCTTGAAGTTTCATCAGTAGAGCCATGATCAACAACGACTATTTTATATTTGGAATAAGTCTGAAAGCACAAACTTTCTAAACAAGCTTTTGTAAAATTCCATCTATTTAATACTGGAATAATAATATAAATCATTTAATATGCATGTTATTAGAAATTAACAATTTACAGAAACGATAAAATAAATATGTATATACCATAACTGTTAAACAGCCAAAAAAAACAGTTGCTTGTCCGTTAATAAGTAAAATAAAG from Flavobacterium sp. KACC 22763 includes these protein-coding regions:
- a CDS encoding undecaprenyl-phosphate glucose phosphotransferase, yielding MNFLQNLSHYRISRYSKLLFVCWDLLLLNLAIYLSAMARFGDLDKLFLKDEKTISLLANLIWVALLMQKDSHRIIRIEYIESILRRTIKKLFIHIALIVFFVVLLKYTDISRLRLLYFYLFFFILLLISRYIFMKLLKNLRAKGYNFKKFIIIGANETGEKMRKILAKNLTYGYKFLGFFDQKNEIENQPIPIIGGFDDVQEFIIREKVEEVYVALHIDHIEIINKLTKICEQNLVRIKFIPDFQLYTKSSKVEVAFYENTPVLMLRREPLELAVNRLIKKIFDLCFSILVIILIFPWLFPIVMLLIKLESPGPVFFKQERSGRDNKTFSCYKFRSMYINDFAHDKQARKGDSRITKFGAFMRKTSIDELPQFFNVLFGNMSVVGPRPHMINLAKEYGELIDNYSVRHYAKPGITGWAQVNGYRGETKKLSDMENRVECDIWYIENWNLLLDVKIIIRTIMNIVQGEENAY
- a CDS encoding GumC family protein, coding for MKEFYNDVEDDDIEDLGLTQQLEKYLAHWRWFLLSIIIGLLLAFLYLRLSTPSYEASTTILVKDEKKGGMLSELSVFSDLGLGASVKSNIDNEIEILKSRTLAESTILKLNLNIALFYKESFTKRDMYGESPIEIHFIKKMQSFGEANVNLNCELITAETFSLIEKIENKENFIVSPKKEFRFGEKILTKTGILVVNKTALFSDFYSNGERAICILIKPLDDLTEDFRKKLKVEPISKTSSVVSISISDPVAKKAEEFLNNMVEIYNERAAQDKNFISENTSNFIANRLALITQELDGVEQNVESFKKSNRLTDIESDAKLYVESSNEYDKKGVETEIQLNVVSSLLDFIKKSSNSDLLPSNLILDKGDASNLINSYNQLVLDRNRVLKSATSENPAVVKLDQQINSLKLNVAESLNRMQSNLQIQNRDLKIKEGVLNSKIGKIPVQERQFRAIARQQKVKEELYLYLLQKREETAISLAATEPNARIIDTAKAEKNQVSPKKKIIYLAGILFGILIPLGIIYADDLLNTKIKSRDDLEGKTQIPFIGDVPNCEHVSELIRPNSRSSSAEALRIVRTNLGFMLNNTEEKIAKKIFVTSTFASEGKTFISTNLAASFALAGKKVLLIGMDIRNPKLTDYLTLPSEGLTNYLSSENKTIENYIIKYEGYENFYILPAGIIPPNPAELLMSKKIDQLFENLKTEYDYILVDTAPASLVTDTLLIAKNADTFVYVMRARFLEKRMISIANRFFRDKKLPNMCIVLNDTKPKGKYSYGYGEKLEKKGWFKKLIS
- a CDS encoding polysaccharide biosynthesis/export family protein; protein product: MKFQFVFLIKTVAFLSVFILFFSCASKKDLVYYQNIDSLQTKQNITSYEVKIQPDDLLMIIVSADDPEAAIPFNLKTFSIAGNNKLDIARSQETVQLYLVDHNGNIEFPVVGKIKVGGFSRTEVLELLQNKIGNYIKNPIINLRITNFKISLQGEVNQPGTYSVASERITLIEALSMAKDLTIYGKRDNVLVIREVNGVKSYNRVDLTKSDFINSPFYYLAQNDVVYVEPNKTRVNSSAVGPNTSVIISAISILVSLSVLIFK
- a CDS encoding undecaprenyl-phosphate glucose phosphotransferase; protein product: MKILKKLSEYSFSRYYQITFIVWDMILLNVAVFVSGLIRSGDLDVLAIKESRTISLLGNLIWIGLLLYKNSYKIIRIETLESILSRTIKKVVIHASIVAVFVVFLEYSNISRMQLFCFYVFFFVLLMLSRFFLMRFLKHVRSKGYNFRNIVIVGANDKGRRMRKILAKNLTYGYRFLGFFDENQNSSDSASDSILGGFNDIQNYMAKVHVDEMYIALHIDNVNIINYLIDICEHHMVRVKFIPDFQLYTKSSRVEISFYENTPVLMSRREPLEYAINRLLKKIFDICFSGLVILLIFPWLFPIIMLIIKMESSGPVFFKQDRSGRDNKSFACFKFRSMTVNASADHKQAQKGDSRVTKFGAFMRKTSIDELPQFFNVFLGNMSVVGPRPHMLYHTQEYSELINNYLVRQYAKPGITGWAQVNGYRGETKELVDMENRVECDIWYIENWSLLLDVKIIIKTIINVFRGEKNAY
- a CDS encoding WecB/TagA/CpsF family glycosyltransferase, producing MLTGDKRIYFIMTKPASVVPLMDYSIYSGDLSDCFTGSKVLINTINQYSYCIAEKDLDFKKALLDSDILLPDGVGIISAVRLLTHKTIKKIAGADIHQFLLANLNKKGGTCFYLGSSQNTLNRIASRVSDEFPNIKLSTFSPPYKDEFSPCDIKKMLDEVNGFKPDVLFVGMTAPKQEKWSNMYKNELDVKLICSIGAVFDFYADTIARPSNFWINIGLEWFVRLVKEPKRMWKRYLYYGPVFIKLILEKKIKSIFK
- a CDS encoding acyltransferase gives rise to the protein MILIKILKKIRNLYLVKIKYRRYSIGKGFSAGARVRLWAKSTLCIGKNFYIGRDSFIETDCVIGDNVIFGNRVAIIGKFDHHFQQIGTPIRLAASIREDNYSWKGIGLVTKIGSDVWIGYGSTILQGVSINEGAIIAAGSVITKDVESYTIYAGNPGKKIRDRFEFKKDLEDHRKLLQE
- a CDS encoding sugar transferase translates to MELAPIVLFTFKRLDTLKKTVESLQQNYLAAESDLYIFSDAAKGESDKQAVSAVRKYINSIDGFKSITIHEGISNKGLATSIIDGVSEVLKVHQNVIVLEDDLVTTSNFLNFMNESLERFADHKKVFSVSGFSFNLNMDKKYPYDIYFLNRGWSWGWATWKDRWEQVDWQIEDYELFVKNKKARKAFSQGGSDLNTMLEKQMTGKLDSWAIRWFYNQYKFNGLTVYPIKSKIINEGFGADATHTKGSSRRYIPILDNEKNVGINYPPAIGLTISAQKKFQYKMSLFSRLRSKIETFLGL
- a CDS encoding glycosyltransferase family 2 protein; amino-acid sequence: MIYIIIPVLNRWNFTKACLESLCFQTYSKYKIVVVDHGSTDETSSEIRNIFPEVIILQGNENMWWTAATNLGVKYALYNQAEYVLTLNNDLIVDQNYLETIISTAADKYKSIIGSVSVDRRDINKIVFAGIKWNSVTAKYRSAVSLEQEYETLRINNSIIESDLLPGRGTLYPIEVFKSLGVFDEIYFPHYSADEDFSLRCKRNGYSLFVSTSSVVFSEVNATGLKNLHRKKTIKYWRDTLTSKKSPVNIKRRWYWAKKNSCCSIVYFLFDYCRILGSEFKKNI